From a single Sparus aurata chromosome 13, fSpaAur1.1, whole genome shotgun sequence genomic region:
- the fgf13b gene encoding fibroblast growth factor 13b isoform X3, giving the protein MSGKSRGKEDKDHAAKEPQLKGIVTRLSSRQGFQLQMQPDGTIDGTKDEDSTYAVFNLIPVGLRVVAIQGVQTKLYLAMNNEGFLYTSEHFTPECKFKESVFENYYVTYSSMLYRQQASGRAWYLGLNKEGGIMKGNHVKKNKAAAHFIPKPLKVAMYREPSLHDLTELSRSGSGTPTKSRSASALLNGGGKSASNNDLS; this is encoded by the exons ATGAGCGGAAAATCGAGAGGCAAAGAGGATAAGGACCATGCCGCCAAAG aGCCCCAGTTAAAGGGCATTGTGACCCGGCTCTCCAGTCGCCAGGGCTTCCAGCTGCAGATGCAGCCGGACGGAACCATCGATGGGACCAAGGATGAAGACAGCACCTACG CTGTGTTCAACCTGATCCCGGTGGGGCTCCGTGTGGTGGCCATCCAGGGCGTCCAGACCAAACTGTACCTGGCGATGAACAACGAAGGCTTCCTCTACACCTCC gaGCATTTTACCCCGGAGTGTAAGTTCAAGGAGTCGGTGTTTGAGAACTACTACGTCACCTATTCCTCCATGCTGTACCGGCAGCAGGCCTCGGGCCGGGCCTGGTACCTGGGACTCAACAAGGAGGGAGGGATCATGAAGGGGAACCACGTCAAGAAGAACAAGGCCGCCGCACACTTTATACCGAAACCACTCAAAG tggccATGTATAGGGAGCCGTCCCTCCACGACCTGACTGAACTCTCGCGGTCAGGCAGCGGCACACCCACAAAGAGCCGCAGCGCGTCGGCTCTACTTAACGGCGGAGGGAAGTCGGCCAGCAACAATGACTTGTCCTAG
- the fgf13b gene encoding fibroblast growth factor 13b isoform X2: MCAALMDPMPWRIVRSELRLIPPLFVEQQQQHNRKRRKSHEHKAPELHGRSMTFPLRRATSEPQLKGIVTRLSSRQGFQLQMQPDGTIDGTKDEDSTYAVFNLIPVGLRVVAIQGVQTKLYLAMNNEGFLYTSEHFTPECKFKESVFENYYVTYSSMLYRQQASGRAWYLGLNKEGGIMKGNHVKKNKAAAHFIPKPLKVAMYREPSLHDLTELSRSGSGTPTKSRSASALLNGGGKSASNNDLS, translated from the exons ATGTGCGCGGCCTTAATGGATCCAATGCCGTGGAGAATTGTCCGCTCTGAACTTCGCTTAATTCCTCCTCTTTTCgtcgagcagcagcagcaacacaacagGAAGCGAAGAAAAAGCCATGAGCACAAAGCTCCGGAGCTCCACGGGCGCAGCATGACTTTCCCTCTCCGCCGCGCGACCTCAG aGCCCCAGTTAAAGGGCATTGTGACCCGGCTCTCCAGTCGCCAGGGCTTCCAGCTGCAGATGCAGCCGGACGGAACCATCGATGGGACCAAGGATGAAGACAGCACCTACG CTGTGTTCAACCTGATCCCGGTGGGGCTCCGTGTGGTGGCCATCCAGGGCGTCCAGACCAAACTGTACCTGGCGATGAACAACGAAGGCTTCCTCTACACCTCC gaGCATTTTACCCCGGAGTGTAAGTTCAAGGAGTCGGTGTTTGAGAACTACTACGTCACCTATTCCTCCATGCTGTACCGGCAGCAGGCCTCGGGCCGGGCCTGGTACCTGGGACTCAACAAGGAGGGAGGGATCATGAAGGGGAACCACGTCAAGAAGAACAAGGCCGCCGCACACTTTATACCGAAACCACTCAAAG tggccATGTATAGGGAGCCGTCCCTCCACGACCTGACTGAACTCTCGCGGTCAGGCAGCGGCACACCCACAAAGAGCCGCAGCGCGTCGGCTCTACTTAACGGCGGAGGGAAGTCGGCCAGCAACAATGACTTGTCCTAG
- the fgf13b gene encoding fibroblast growth factor 13b isoform X1, whose amino-acid sequence MSRAAAIASSLIRQKRQAREREKANACRGSGSPSNSKGTNEKPSKLNVFSRVKLFGSRKKRKRRRPPEPQLKGIVTRLSSRQGFQLQMQPDGTIDGTKDEDSTYAVFNLIPVGLRVVAIQGVQTKLYLAMNNEGFLYTSEHFTPECKFKESVFENYYVTYSSMLYRQQASGRAWYLGLNKEGGIMKGNHVKKNKAAAHFIPKPLKVAMYREPSLHDLTELSRSGSGTPTKSRSASALLNGGGKSASNNDLS is encoded by the exons ATGTCCCGGGCAGCGGCTATCGCCAGCTCCCTGATCCGCCAGAAGCGGCAGGCGAGGGAGCGGGAGAAGGCGAACGCGTGCCGCGGCAGCGGCAGCCCGAGCAACAGCAAGGGCACCAACGAGAAGCCGAGCAAGCTCAATGTGTTCTCCCGAGTCAAACTGTTTGGGTCGAGGAAGAAACGGAAGAGAAGGCGACCACCAG aGCCCCAGTTAAAGGGCATTGTGACCCGGCTCTCCAGTCGCCAGGGCTTCCAGCTGCAGATGCAGCCGGACGGAACCATCGATGGGACCAAGGATGAAGACAGCACCTACG CTGTGTTCAACCTGATCCCGGTGGGGCTCCGTGTGGTGGCCATCCAGGGCGTCCAGACCAAACTGTACCTGGCGATGAACAACGAAGGCTTCCTCTACACCTCC gaGCATTTTACCCCGGAGTGTAAGTTCAAGGAGTCGGTGTTTGAGAACTACTACGTCACCTATTCCTCCATGCTGTACCGGCAGCAGGCCTCGGGCCGGGCCTGGTACCTGGGACTCAACAAGGAGGGAGGGATCATGAAGGGGAACCACGTCAAGAAGAACAAGGCCGCCGCACACTTTATACCGAAACCACTCAAAG tggccATGTATAGGGAGCCGTCCCTCCACGACCTGACTGAACTCTCGCGGTCAGGCAGCGGCACACCCACAAAGAGCCGCAGCGCGTCGGCTCTACTTAACGGCGGAGGGAAGTCGGCCAGCAACAATGACTTGTCCTAG